The stretch of DNA CTGACAGCATAGCGGCACTGACCAACGCGGCCTCGCAGAGCGAAGCACTCGCGGACAGCAAGGGCGCGGCGCGTTGGGTAAAGGAAGCTGGTGCCGTAGAGGTCGAGTAGGGCGGGCTTAGCCCGCCGCCGTCTTTTCGTGGTGGCGGATGACCTCGTCGATGATGAAGCGGAGGAACTTCTCGCTGAACTCGGGGTCGAGTTCGGCTTCTTCCGCGAGCTGCCGCAAACGGGCGATCTGCGCCTGTTCGCGCCCCGGGTCGGCAGCGGGAAGGGCAGTCTTGGCTTTGTGCTCGCCCACCGCCTGCGTGATGCGGAATCTCTCCGCCAGGATGTGGATCAGCGCGGCATCGATGTTGTCGATGCTCTTGCGGTAGGCGGCCAGCACCGGATCGGGCGAGGGTTGCGCGGATTGCGTCATCGCTTGCCAGATTAGCGGCAATTGCGCCCTTGCCAAGAAAGCATCTCCAGCGCATGGCCAAGCCGAAATGACAGCTACCGTAGTACCCCTGCCGCGCAAGGAACCCGAGGGCTCGATCGAGCCGATGCTGGCGCTCACTGCGCCCGGCATGAACCAGGTCAACCAGGTGATCCTCGATCGGATGCAGAGCGAAGTGCCGCTTATTCCGGCGCTTGCAGGACATCTGATTTCAGGCGGCGGCAAGCGCTTGCGGCCCATGCTGACGCTCGCCGGTGCGGAAGTCGTGGGGTACAACGGCGCGCGCCATCACAAGCTCGCCGCAGCAGTCGAGTTCATCCATACCGCCACATTGCTGCACGACGACGTCGTCGATGGCAGCGACTTGCGGCGCGGCAAGGCAGCGGCCAACATCATTTTCGGCAATCCGGCGACGGTGCTGGTGGGTGACTTCTTGTTCAGCCGCGCCTTCGAGCTGATGGTTGAGGACGGCAGCCTCAAGGTTCTCAAAATCCTCTCCGGCGCCAGCGCGATCATTGCCGAAGGCGAGGTCGATCAGCTCACCGCGCAACGCAAGATCGACACCAGCGAAGAGCGCTATCTTCACATCATTCGCGCCAAGACCGCGGCGCTGTTCGCCGCAGCCAGCCGCATCGCTGCGGTCGTTGCCGAGTGCGACGATGCACAGGAACGCGCGCTCGATGAGTATGGCCGCAATCTCGGCGTCGCTTTCCAGCTGGTCGACGACGCGCTCGACTATGACTCGAACGCGGCCGCGATGGGCAAGGATCGCGGCGACGACTTCCGCGAAGGCAAGATGACGCTCCCGGTTATCCTGGCCTATGCGCGCGGCAACGAGGAAGAACGCGAATTCTGGAAGTCCGCGATCGGCGGCTACCGGACGAGCGACGATGACCTCGAACACGCGATCATGCTGATCGACCGCCACAATGCGGTGGACGATACACGCGCTCGTGCGCGGCACTTTGCCCAGCGCGCGATCGATGCCCTGTCGATCTTTCCCGACGGAAAGGCGCGTCAGGCGATGACCCAGGCGGCACTCTTCGCCGTCGCTCGCGGCTACTGAACCCCATCAGCCGTTCCCGGTCGAATTCGGACAAGGAGACCCGTTACCATGCAAACCAAGCGTCTTGGCACATCGGCCATCGTTGTTTCGGATATCTGCATGGGCACTATGACCTTCGGCAGCCAGACCGACGACGCTGAAGCGCTCAGGATCCTTGACCAGAGCTTCGATGCTGGGATCAATTTCTACGACACGGCCGAAGGCTATCCCGTGCCGCCCGACCGCAAGTGGGTTGGCCGGACTGAGGAGATCGTCGGCAAATGGCTTAAGACAAAGCCGCGCGACGCGATCATCCTGGCTACCAAGGTATCGGGCCCCAGCCATGTCTGGTTCCGCAGCCCCAAGCGCGAAGGGATGACGGCGCTTGACCGGCGCAACATCATGGTCGCTGTCGAAGACAGTCTCAAGAAGCTGGGGACCGACTACATTGACCTCTATCAGACCCACTGGCCCGATCACGACACGCCTTATGACGAGACTATGGGAGTTCTCGACGAGCTGGTCCGCGCAGGTAAGGTGCGGATCGTCGGTTGCTCGAATGAAACAAGCTGGGGGTTGATGAAGTCGATCGCTACGGCAGAGCGGTTGGGGACGGTGCGCTACCAGACCATCCAGAACAATTTCAGCCTCAACAATCGCCGTTTCGAGGACGAGCTGGCGCAGGTCTGCCGCAAGGAAGGCGTCAGCCTGATCCCCTATTCGCCGATCGGTGGTGGGGTCTTGTCGGGCAAGTATGCCGATGGCGCCCGTCCAGAAGGCGCACGCTTCTCGCGCTATCTCGAGATTGGCGGACGGCAGGCGGCGATGGCGCGGCGTTTCGTCAATGAAAAGTCGCTGGCCTCGACCGCGCGATTTGCGGAACTTGCCGCCGAACTGGGGATGAGCCCCGTGACGATGGCGGTGATCTGGTCGAAGCAGCACGATTTCGTCGCCTCGACCATTGTCGGGGCCAGCCGTGAGGAACAGCTGCCCGAGATCCTTGCGGCGGCCGACCAGGTGTTGAGCGACGAAACCTTGAAGGCGATCGACGCAATCTCGCGCGAAATCATGTATCCGATGGGTTGATGCGCGCCGCCTTCGTCCGCATCACGCTTGCGTGACCCGGCTGCCGATCCATTCCGTGCTTCCCGACCTGCTCGCCGCATTGCGCGAGCGGAGCGGTGCGGTGCTGGTTGCGCCTCCAGGTGCGGGCAA from Erythrobacter mangrovi encodes:
- a CDS encoding aldo/keto reductase, yielding MQTKRLGTSAIVVSDICMGTMTFGSQTDDAEALRILDQSFDAGINFYDTAEGYPVPPDRKWVGRTEEIVGKWLKTKPRDAIILATKVSGPSHVWFRSPKREGMTALDRRNIMVAVEDSLKKLGTDYIDLYQTHWPDHDTPYDETMGVLDELVRAGKVRIVGCSNETSWGLMKSIATAERLGTVRYQTIQNNFSLNNRRFEDELAQVCRKEGVSLIPYSPIGGGVLSGKYADGARPEGARFSRYLEIGGRQAAMARRFVNEKSLASTARFAELAAELGMSPVTMAVIWSKQHDFVASTIVGASREEQLPEILAAADQVLSDETLKAIDAISREIMYPMG
- a CDS encoding polyprenyl synthetase family protein, with the translated sequence MTATVVPLPRKEPEGSIEPMLALTAPGMNQVNQVILDRMQSEVPLIPALAGHLISGGGKRLRPMLTLAGAEVVGYNGARHHKLAAAVEFIHTATLLHDDVVDGSDLRRGKAAANIIFGNPATVLVGDFLFSRAFELMVEDGSLKVLKILSGASAIIAEGEVDQLTAQRKIDTSEERYLHIIRAKTAALFAAASRIAAVVAECDDAQERALDEYGRNLGVAFQLVDDALDYDSNAAAMGKDRGDDFREGKMTLPVILAYARGNEEEREFWKSAIGGYRTSDDDLEHAIMLIDRHNAVDDTRARARHFAQRAIDALSIFPDGKARQAMTQAALFAVARGY
- a CDS encoding chorismate mutase, producing the protein MTQSAQPSPDPVLAAYRKSIDNIDAALIHILAERFRITQAVGEHKAKTALPAADPGREQAQIARLRQLAEEAELDPEFSEKFLRFIIDEVIRHHEKTAAG